The following are from one region of the Coregonus clupeaformis isolate EN_2021a unplaced genomic scaffold, ASM2061545v1 scaf0700, whole genome shotgun sequence genome:
- the smarcc1a gene encoding SWI/SNF complex subunit SMARCC1 isoform X2, with the protein MATAATAAGGTGSGGPAAGPVGVGTAVCRKKDGGPSSKYWESAETVSQIDSVRQWIGKHYKKYVQADSPSNKSLAGLVVQLLQFQEDAFGRRVNNPALTKLPTKSFLDFKAGGALCHILGSTYKFKSEQGWRRFDLQNPSRMDRNVEMFLNVEKTLVQNSCLTRPTVFLVPDMEQKQANKLKDIIKRHQGSITEDKSKATHHIYPSPTPQEDDEWLRPVMRKDKQVLVHWGMYPDSYDTWVSTSDVEGDVEDPPTSEKPWKVHAKWVLDTDAFNEWMNEEDYEVDENKKTVSFRQRIFPREEEERKANAAGKKRRRSPSPPTTPAESRKKGGKKGNPGSHWKRRGHRGEEEEEEEDLTKDMEDPSPVPSMEEVTLPKNVNPKKDSENTPVKGGAVADLDDLEDGSVVSGGKEEEEQGKADVNRLIDSSEDNVTEQTHHIIIPSYAAWFDYNCIHEIERRALPEFFNGKNKSKSPEIYLAYRNFMIDTYRLNPQEYLTSTSCRRNLTGDVCAVMRVHAFLEQWGLVNYQVDAESRPLPMGPPPTPHFNVLADTPSGLTPMHHRPPQIPSGQQMLNFPEKGKDKPSDMQNFGLRNDLYSKKNPKSKGTSGGREWTEQETLLLLEALEMYKDDWNKVSEHVGSRTQDECILHFLRLPIEDPYLENSESSLGPLAYQPVPFSQSGNPVMSTVAFLASVVDPRVASAAAKAALEEFSRVREEVPAELVEAHVKKVQEAARSTGKVDPAYGLESSGIAGTAPEEPEKTEPAETEKMDTDSDSQQPDKAESKDEAEKPSESAEKPAEGEKVKSETAEPSEREEGESEGGEGKATADKGKEEAMETSEEDKEKEDQGTMDEEEEERKKLESDGGEGNIATAAAAALASAATKAKHLAAVEERKIKSLVALLVETQMKKLEIKLRHFEELETIMDREKEALELQRQQLLTERQAFHMEQLKYAEMKARQQMEQQQANAAAQGPTPHHGPPGPGMHHGPTHHGPPPAMHSGHGPPGPGFHPMGPHHPQQTGPMGGPSQPMPGRMMPGGPPPGSMPPMMGPRHPGAPNGMYPGPSPVQPDGMPPASVGPQAAAPARVADN; encoded by the exons ATGGCGACAGCGGCAACTGCAGCGGGTGGAACGGGTTCAGGGGGACCAGCAGCCGGCCCTGTGGGCGTCGGTACTGCGGTGTGCCGTAAGAAAGATGGAGGTCCTTCCTCGAAATACTGGGAGAGCGCAGAAACTGTCTCTCAGATCGATTCGGTGCGCCAATGGATCGGGAAACACTACAAAAAG TATGTACAGGCAGACTCTCCCTCCAATAAGTCCCTGGCAGGGCTGGTGGTGCAGCTGCTTCAGTTCCAGGAAGATGCTTTCGGACGGAGGGTCAACAACCCTGCCCTCACCAAGTTACCT ACCAAGAGCTTCCTGGACTTCAAGGCAGGGGGTGCTCTGTGTCACATCCTGGGCTCCACTTACAAGTTCAAGAGCGAGCAGGGCTG GCGAAGGTTTGACCTGCAGAACCCCTCCAGGATGGACAGGAATGTAGAGATGTTCTTGAATGTAGAGAAGACCCTGGTTCAGAATAGCTGCCTGACTCGACCAACCGTGTTCCTGGTGCCTGACATGGAGCAGAAGCAGGCCAATAAGCTGAAGGACATCATCAAGAGACACCAG GGCTCCATCACTGAGGATAAGTCTAAGGCTACCCATCATATCTACCCCTCTCCAACCCCGCAGGAGGATG ATGAGTGGCTGCGTCCAGTCATGCGTAAAGACAAGCAGGTGCTGGTGCACTGGGGCATGTACCCAGACAG TTATGACACCTGGGTGTCCACCAGCGACGTGGAAGGGGATGTGGAGGATCCACCCACCTCTGAGAAGCCCTGGAAG gtGCATGCCAAGTGGGTCCTGGACACCGATGCCTTCAACGAGTGGATGAATGAGGAAGACTATGAGGTGGACGAGAACAAGAAGACTGTGAGCTTCCGCCAAAGGATCTTCccaagggaggaggag GAGCGCAAGGCCAACGCCGCCGGGAAGAAGAGGAGGCGCTCGCCATCTCCCCCGACCACCCCAGCCGAGTCCCGCAAGAAGGGCGGCAAGAAGGG GAACCCTGGGTCTCACTGGAAGCGTCGTGGCCACCGtggcgaggaggaggaggaggaagaggacctGACCAAGGACATGGAGGACCCCTCGCCTGTTCCCAGCATGGAGGAGGTCACTTTGCCAAAGAACG TGAACCCTAAGAAAGACAGCGAGAACACCCCAGTGAAGGGGGGGGCAGTGGCTGAtttgg ATGATCTGGAGGATGGCTCTGTGGTCTCCGGAGGCAAG gaggaggaggagcagggcaAGGCCGATGTCAACCGCCTCATCGACTCCAGCGAGGACAACGTGACCGAGCAGACCCACCACATCATCATCCCCAGCTACGCCGCCTGGTTCGACTACAACTG TATCCATGAGATTGAGAGGCGTGCACTGCCAGAATTCTTCAACGGCAAGAACAAGTCCAAGTCCCCAGAAAT ATATCTGGCCTACCGTAACTTCATGATCGACACGTATCGGCTCAACCCCCAGGAGTACCTGACCTCCACCTCCTGCCGCAGGAACCTGACGGGAGACGTGTGTGCCGTCATGAG GGTCCATGCGTTCCTGGAGCAGTGGGGGCTGGTAAACTACCAGGTGGATGCTGAGAGCCGGCCCCTCCCCATGGGCCCCCCGCCCACCCCCCACTTCAACGTGCTGGCTgacaccccctctggcctgacGCCGATGCACCACCGCCCCCCACAG ATCCCCTCTGGCCAGCAGATGCTCAACTTCCCAGAGAAGGGCAAAGACAAGCCCTCTGACATGCAGAACTTTGGCCTGCGTAACGACCTCTACTCCAAGAAGAACCCCAAGAGTAAAGGAACCAGCGGCGGCCGGGAGTGGACCGAGCAGGAGACCCTGCTCCTATTGGAG GCTCTGGAGATGTACAAGGACGACTGGAACAAGGTGTCGGAGCACGTGGGCTCGCGCACCCAGGACGAGTGTATCCTGCACTTCCTGCGTCTGCCCATCGAGGACCCCTACCTGGAGAACTCTGAGTCGTCCCTGGGCCCCCTGGCCTACCAGCCCGTACCCTTCAGCCAGTCAGGCAACCCCGTCATGAGCACCGTGGCCTTCCTGGCCTCCGTGGTGGACCCCCGCGTGGCCTCCGCCGCCGCCAAGGCAGCCCTGG aggaGTTTAGCCGTGTGCGTGAGGAGGTGCCAGCAGAGCTGGTGGAGGCCCATGTGAAGAAGGTTCAGGAGGCGGCCCGCAGCACAGGCAAGGTAGACCCCGCCTATGGCCTGGAGAGCAGCGGCATCGCAGGAACCGCCCCCGAGGAGCCCGAGAAGACTG AGCCAGCAGAGACAGAGAAAATGGACACAGACTCCGACTCCCAGCAGCCTGACAAG GCTGAGTCTAAGGATGAGGCGGAGAAGCCCAGTGAGTCTGCTGAGAAGCCGGCCGAGGGAGAGAAGGTGAAGAGCGAGACGGCCGAACCGTCGGagcgggaggagggagagagcgagggaggagagggcAAGGCTACAGCAG ACAAAGGCAAGGAGGAGGCCATGGAGACCTCGGAGGAGGACAAGGAGAAGGAGGATCAGGGAACAatggacgaggaggaagaggagaggaagaagctaGAGTCGGACGGAGGGGAGGGGAACATCGCTACTGCAGCCGCCGCTGCCCTCGCCTCAGCTGCCACCAAGGCCAAG CACCTGGCGgcggtggaggagaggaagatcaAGTCTCTGGTGGCTCTGCTGGTGGAGACTCAGATGAAGAAGCTGGAGATCAAGCTCAGACACTTTGAGGAGCTGGAGACCATCATGGACCGAGAGAAAGAGGCT tTGGAGTTGCAGAGGCAGCAGCTGCTGACGGAGCGCCAGGCCTTCCACATGGAGCAGCTGAAGTATGCTGAGATGAAGGCCCGCCAGCAGATGGAGCAGCAGCAGGCCAACGCAGCGGCCCAGGGACCCACACCCCACCATGGCCCCCCAGGCCCAGGCATGCACCACGGACCCACCCACCACGGACCCCCTCCCGCCATGCACTCCGGACACGGCCCCCCCGGCCCCGGGTTCCACCCCATGGGTCCCCACCACCCGCAACAGACAG GACCAATGGGAGGGCCCAGTCAGCCCATGCCAGGGCGCATGATGCCTGGCGGCCCCCCTCCTGGCAGCATGCCTCCCATGATGGGCCCCCGCCACCCTGGAGCCCCCAACGGCATGT ACCCTGGCCCCTCGCCTGTACAGCCTGATGGGATGCCCCCAGCGTCTGtgggacctcaagctgcagcccCAGCACGAGTTGCTGACAACTAA
- the smarcc1a gene encoding SWI/SNF complex subunit SMARCC1 isoform X1: MATAATAAGGTGSGGPAAGPVGVGTAVCRKKDGGPSSKYWESAETVSQIDSVRQWIGKHYKKYVQADSPSNKSLAGLVVQLLQFQEDAFGRRVNNPALTKLPTKSFLDFKAGGALCHILGSTYKFKSEQGWRRFDLQNPSRMDRNVEMFLNVEKTLVQNSCLTRPTVFLVPDMEQKQANKLKDIIKRHQGSITEDKSKATHHIYPSPTPQEDDEWLRPVMRKDKQVLVHWGMYPDSYDTWVSTSDVEGDVEDPPTSEKPWKVHAKWVLDTDAFNEWMNEEDYEVDENKKTVSFRQRIFPREEESSRTPDRKERKANAAGKKRRRSPSPPTTPAESRKKGGKKGNPGSHWKRRGHRGEEEEEEEDLTKDMEDPSPVPSMEEVTLPKNVNPKKDSENTPVKGGAVADLDDLEDGSVVSGGKEEEEQGKADVNRLIDSSEDNVTEQTHHIIIPSYAAWFDYNCIHEIERRALPEFFNGKNKSKSPEIYLAYRNFMIDTYRLNPQEYLTSTSCRRNLTGDVCAVMRVHAFLEQWGLVNYQVDAESRPLPMGPPPTPHFNVLADTPSGLTPMHHRPPQIPSGQQMLNFPEKGKDKPSDMQNFGLRNDLYSKKNPKSKGTSGGREWTEQETLLLLEALEMYKDDWNKVSEHVGSRTQDECILHFLRLPIEDPYLENSESSLGPLAYQPVPFSQSGNPVMSTVAFLASVVDPRVASAAAKAALEEFSRVREEVPAELVEAHVKKVQEAARSTGKVDPAYGLESSGIAGTAPEEPEKTEPAETEKMDTDSDSQQPDKAESKDEAEKPSESAEKPAEGEKVKSETAEPSEREEGESEGGEGKATADKGKEEAMETSEEDKEKEDQGTMDEEEEERKKLESDGGEGNIATAAAAALASAATKAKHLAAVEERKIKSLVALLVETQMKKLEIKLRHFEELETIMDREKEALELQRQQLLTERQAFHMEQLKYAEMKARQQMEQQQANAAAQGPTPHHGPPGPGMHHGPTHHGPPPAMHSGHGPPGPGFHPMGPHHPQQTGPMGGPSQPMPGRMMPGGPPPGSMPPMMGPRHPGAPNGMYPGPSPVQPDGMPPASVGPQAAAPARVADN; this comes from the exons ATGGCGACAGCGGCAACTGCAGCGGGTGGAACGGGTTCAGGGGGACCAGCAGCCGGCCCTGTGGGCGTCGGTACTGCGGTGTGCCGTAAGAAAGATGGAGGTCCTTCCTCGAAATACTGGGAGAGCGCAGAAACTGTCTCTCAGATCGATTCGGTGCGCCAATGGATCGGGAAACACTACAAAAAG TATGTACAGGCAGACTCTCCCTCCAATAAGTCCCTGGCAGGGCTGGTGGTGCAGCTGCTTCAGTTCCAGGAAGATGCTTTCGGACGGAGGGTCAACAACCCTGCCCTCACCAAGTTACCT ACCAAGAGCTTCCTGGACTTCAAGGCAGGGGGTGCTCTGTGTCACATCCTGGGCTCCACTTACAAGTTCAAGAGCGAGCAGGGCTG GCGAAGGTTTGACCTGCAGAACCCCTCCAGGATGGACAGGAATGTAGAGATGTTCTTGAATGTAGAGAAGACCCTGGTTCAGAATAGCTGCCTGACTCGACCAACCGTGTTCCTGGTGCCTGACATGGAGCAGAAGCAGGCCAATAAGCTGAAGGACATCATCAAGAGACACCAG GGCTCCATCACTGAGGATAAGTCTAAGGCTACCCATCATATCTACCCCTCTCCAACCCCGCAGGAGGATG ATGAGTGGCTGCGTCCAGTCATGCGTAAAGACAAGCAGGTGCTGGTGCACTGGGGCATGTACCCAGACAG TTATGACACCTGGGTGTCCACCAGCGACGTGGAAGGGGATGTGGAGGATCCACCCACCTCTGAGAAGCCCTGGAAG gtGCATGCCAAGTGGGTCCTGGACACCGATGCCTTCAACGAGTGGATGAATGAGGAAGACTATGAGGTGGACGAGAACAAGAAGACTGTGAGCTTCCGCCAAAGGATCTTCccaagggaggaggag TCTTCCCGTACACCCGATCGTAAGGAGCGCAAGGCCAACGCCGCCGGGAAGAAGAGGAGGCGCTCGCCATCTCCCCCGACCACCCCAGCCGAGTCCCGCAAGAAGGGCGGCAAGAAGGG GAACCCTGGGTCTCACTGGAAGCGTCGTGGCCACCGtggcgaggaggaggaggaggaagaggacctGACCAAGGACATGGAGGACCCCTCGCCTGTTCCCAGCATGGAGGAGGTCACTTTGCCAAAGAACG TGAACCCTAAGAAAGACAGCGAGAACACCCCAGTGAAGGGGGGGGCAGTGGCTGAtttgg ATGATCTGGAGGATGGCTCTGTGGTCTCCGGAGGCAAG gaggaggaggagcagggcaAGGCCGATGTCAACCGCCTCATCGACTCCAGCGAGGACAACGTGACCGAGCAGACCCACCACATCATCATCCCCAGCTACGCCGCCTGGTTCGACTACAACTG TATCCATGAGATTGAGAGGCGTGCACTGCCAGAATTCTTCAACGGCAAGAACAAGTCCAAGTCCCCAGAAAT ATATCTGGCCTACCGTAACTTCATGATCGACACGTATCGGCTCAACCCCCAGGAGTACCTGACCTCCACCTCCTGCCGCAGGAACCTGACGGGAGACGTGTGTGCCGTCATGAG GGTCCATGCGTTCCTGGAGCAGTGGGGGCTGGTAAACTACCAGGTGGATGCTGAGAGCCGGCCCCTCCCCATGGGCCCCCCGCCCACCCCCCACTTCAACGTGCTGGCTgacaccccctctggcctgacGCCGATGCACCACCGCCCCCCACAG ATCCCCTCTGGCCAGCAGATGCTCAACTTCCCAGAGAAGGGCAAAGACAAGCCCTCTGACATGCAGAACTTTGGCCTGCGTAACGACCTCTACTCCAAGAAGAACCCCAAGAGTAAAGGAACCAGCGGCGGCCGGGAGTGGACCGAGCAGGAGACCCTGCTCCTATTGGAG GCTCTGGAGATGTACAAGGACGACTGGAACAAGGTGTCGGAGCACGTGGGCTCGCGCACCCAGGACGAGTGTATCCTGCACTTCCTGCGTCTGCCCATCGAGGACCCCTACCTGGAGAACTCTGAGTCGTCCCTGGGCCCCCTGGCCTACCAGCCCGTACCCTTCAGCCAGTCAGGCAACCCCGTCATGAGCACCGTGGCCTTCCTGGCCTCCGTGGTGGACCCCCGCGTGGCCTCCGCCGCCGCCAAGGCAGCCCTGG aggaGTTTAGCCGTGTGCGTGAGGAGGTGCCAGCAGAGCTGGTGGAGGCCCATGTGAAGAAGGTTCAGGAGGCGGCCCGCAGCACAGGCAAGGTAGACCCCGCCTATGGCCTGGAGAGCAGCGGCATCGCAGGAACCGCCCCCGAGGAGCCCGAGAAGACTG AGCCAGCAGAGACAGAGAAAATGGACACAGACTCCGACTCCCAGCAGCCTGACAAG GCTGAGTCTAAGGATGAGGCGGAGAAGCCCAGTGAGTCTGCTGAGAAGCCGGCCGAGGGAGAGAAGGTGAAGAGCGAGACGGCCGAACCGTCGGagcgggaggagggagagagcgagggaggagagggcAAGGCTACAGCAG ACAAAGGCAAGGAGGAGGCCATGGAGACCTCGGAGGAGGACAAGGAGAAGGAGGATCAGGGAACAatggacgaggaggaagaggagaggaagaagctaGAGTCGGACGGAGGGGAGGGGAACATCGCTACTGCAGCCGCCGCTGCCCTCGCCTCAGCTGCCACCAAGGCCAAG CACCTGGCGgcggtggaggagaggaagatcaAGTCTCTGGTGGCTCTGCTGGTGGAGACTCAGATGAAGAAGCTGGAGATCAAGCTCAGACACTTTGAGGAGCTGGAGACCATCATGGACCGAGAGAAAGAGGCT tTGGAGTTGCAGAGGCAGCAGCTGCTGACGGAGCGCCAGGCCTTCCACATGGAGCAGCTGAAGTATGCTGAGATGAAGGCCCGCCAGCAGATGGAGCAGCAGCAGGCCAACGCAGCGGCCCAGGGACCCACACCCCACCATGGCCCCCCAGGCCCAGGCATGCACCACGGACCCACCCACCACGGACCCCCTCCCGCCATGCACTCCGGACACGGCCCCCCCGGCCCCGGGTTCCACCCCATGGGTCCCCACCACCCGCAACAGACAG GACCAATGGGAGGGCCCAGTCAGCCCATGCCAGGGCGCATGATGCCTGGCGGCCCCCCTCCTGGCAGCATGCCTCCCATGATGGGCCCCCGCCACCCTGGAGCCCCCAACGGCATGT ACCCTGGCCCCTCGCCTGTACAGCCTGATGGGATGCCCCCAGCGTCTGtgggacctcaagctgcagcccCAGCACGAGTTGCTGACAACTAA